From a single Lolium rigidum isolate FL_2022 chromosome 7, APGP_CSIRO_Lrig_0.1, whole genome shotgun sequence genomic region:
- the LOC124675279 gene encoding probable galacturonosyltransferase-like 3 — MRLLAAAALLLLATALSAAAAAELPEFREAPAFRNGAGCAGTPTIHIAMTLDGTYLRGSLAGVLSVLRHAACPESIAFHFVASSASPPRRLARLRAALAAAFPTLPAAIHRFDARLVRGRISSSVRRALDQPLNYARIYLADILPRAVPRVLYLDSDLLVVDDVALLWATDLGPRFALAAPEYCNANFTSYFTDAFWRHPAYPAVFANRSRAPCYFNTGVMVIDLDRWRAGDYTAKLEYWMDVQKQEARIYELGSLPPFLLVFAGDVRAVQHRWNQHGLGGDNVAGQCRELHPGPVSLLHWSGKGKPWLRLDAGRPCPLDALWAPYDLLRRQGARDDLLAAVA; from the coding sequence AtgcgcctcctcgccgccgccgcgctcctcctcctcgccaccgccctatccgccgccgccgccgcggagctgCCGGAGTTCCGGGAGGCCCCGGCCTTCCGCAACGGCGCGGGGTGCGCAGGCACGCCCACGATCCACATCGCCATGACCCTGGACGGCACATACCTGCGGGGCTCCCTGGCGGGCGTCCTCTCCGTGCTCCGCCACGCCGCCTGCCCAGAATCCATCGCCTTCCACTTCGtcgcctcctcggcctcccctccccgccgcctcgcccgcctccgcgccgccctcgccgccgccttccccacgCTGCCCGCCGCGATCCACCGCTTCGACGCGCGCCTGGTCCGCGGCAGgatctcctcctccgtccgccgcGCGCTCGACCAGCCCCTCAACTACGCGCGCATCTACCTCGCCGACATCCTCCCGCGCGCCGTCCCGCGCGTGCTCTACCTCGACTCCgacctcctcgtcgtcgacgacgtggCCCTCCTCTGGGCCACCGACCTCGGGCCCCGCTTCGCGCTCGCGGCCCCCGAGTACTGCAACGCCAACTTCACCTCCTACTTCACCGACGCCTTCTGGCGCCACCCCGCCTACCCCGCCGTCTTCGCCAACCGCTCCCGCGCGCCCTGCTACTTCAACACGGGCGTCATGGTCATCGACCTCGACCGGTGGCGGGCCGGCGACTACACGGCCAAGCTCGAGTACTGGATGGACGTGCAGAAGCAGGAGGCCCGGATCTACGAGCTCGGCTCGCTCCCGcccttcctcctcgtcttcgcgggCGACGTCAGGGCCGTGCAGCACCGGTGGAACCAGCACGGCCTCGGCGGCGACAACGTGGCCGGCCAGTGCCGGGAGCTCCACCCGGGCCCCGTCAGCCTCCTGCACTGGAGCGGCAAGGGGAAGCCCTGGCTGCGGCTCGACGCCGGCAGGCCATGCCCGCTCGACGCGCTCTGGGCGCCCTACGACCTGCTCCGCCGCCAAGGCGCGCGCGacgacctcctcgccgccgtcgcctga